The window aaagaaaaaaaaacatctcCTAATTGTACTTTAATTTGAGACCAATAGAGTACTAATACAAATTAATCTGCATTTTCCTAATGATGTTCCATTTTCACCAAGTACTCAGATTTCAAAATGGAAATTCAAGACTTAATTGTGAAGTCAGTTATCATGAATTATTTGTTCATATAATTCACATGAAACATTATTACTATGATAATGAATTAATTTAGTGCAAAGATACAAATAGGTCTTTTTCCTTGAGATATGCTCTCTTTTCTTAGTTGATCGTAAAGCCTCAAATCAAAACTGTTCATCCCTTTTCCCTAAAAACATTTACATTTGGTAGTTAGCCACGAAAGATTTAGCAAATCTTACTTATTGGAGTATTTGAGTCATCGATATATTTTGCTAATCAGACTTTAATTTCAGACGCAAACTAAATCATAATTGTACTTGTGGAGTGGTCCCCACTAATCCCGGAAGAAAAAATAATGAACATAACACgtccatatatataaatataagatGTTTTAGAGACATTGAATTGAATATATCAATGGAGGCAATGTTATTCACCAACGTAGGGATACTGCTACCCATGGCTACCTCCAGAAGACCTCCACCTAATACCTGTTTTCCCTCTTTTACCCCTGGAAAATCATCAACAATATCCTGCCATTCTAAAGCTGAACCACCACTTAATCACTCTACTATTTCCACTAATCAGTCATCATCTTCAGATCTTAATCCCATTAGGCGTTCAGGGAACTACGAACCCACCACGTGGGATTTTGAATATATTCAGTCCATACACAATGATTATGTGGTAATTACATATGTTTAGCACGactttgttgttgttattaaaaAATCAGCACATATGAATATCGTCGTATCACTCAGATAAATTAATGTGATTTGTAACCTTTGCGTAGGGAGAGAAGTATATCAAACGGTTTAACAAACTGAagaaggaaatgaaggagaaGATGATGATATTGATTAATGAGGGATCAGAAGAATTAGATAAGTTGGAGCTAATTGATAATTTACAAAGGCTTGGAGTAAGTTACCACTTCAACGATGAAATCATGCAAATTTTGAGGAGCATATACCTAAATGCATCCTCAGGAGATTCATTATACGCCAGAGCCTTGAAATTTAGACTCTTGAGACAGCATGGTTTTCATATCTCTCAAGGTACTGCTTTTTGCCAAactaattttcttcttcttttatatatatatatgttctgatATTTGGTCAAATTTATGCATGTTTTGACCACCATTTAATTTCTTATTCTCGTATTTTAGATATATTGAACGATTTCAAGGATGAGCAGGGTAACCTCAAGCAAAGTCTCTGTAAAAATATAAAAGGGTTGTTACAATTATATGAAGCTTCATTTCTCTCTACCGAAACTGAAAGCACTTTTCTAGAGTGCGCCAATATATTTGCAAAATCTCATCTACAGAATTATCTGAACAATCAAATATATGATGAAGACGATGTGACAGTCACACTAGTGCGCCATGCCCTGGAACTTCCTTTGCATTGGATGATGTTGAGAGTTGAGACAAGGTGGTATATAAACATTTATGAGAAAATGCCAAATGCTAATCCTCTTCTGCTGGAACTTGCTAAGTTGGACTTCAACATTGTTCAAGCAACACACCAAGAAGATTTAAGAAATCTATCAAGGTGAGAGATCGATCGAGTATTGATAATGTAAAAGTTTTTTACATGACTATCAGGTCATTTGATAAGTTATAATTAACTACCcatataataagtaaaattacTAACTTAACGAACAAGGTATATTATACGGCCTGTGGATATACAGACATATATTAGATATACAGACATGTCAAACACACTGATAGtgtaattttgtatattatacgGCCTGTGGATACAAGTTAAATCCGAGATCCAGGGTATCTAACACATTAAATTTCATGTAAATTAAGGTGGTGGAAGAACTCATGCCTTGCACAAAGATTGCCATTTACGAGGGATAGAATTGTTGAAGCTTTCTTATGGATAGCGGGGATGATGTTTGAACCTCAAAAGAACCACCTCTGCCGAACACTGTTGACAAGGGTCACTGCTATGGCTACAGTTATAGATGATATTTATGATGTCTATGGCACTCTTGATGAGTTGGAACTCTTCACTCGTGCTGTTGAAAGGTCAGAAATTAGTCACTATGTCTGTAAACTTTGTGCATGTAGATTTATCAATTTgtttcatttttataatttacTGACGGAAATTACTTCCTTCTTTAATTATCATCATAAGAAGTAATTATCTTTTTACGAAGATATATAAAGGTTAACTCTATGTACTAATATATAACCAGTATAAacatgatgaagagttaatctTGAATACTCTTGTTAGATATTTTGAATTTCATGCTTAACACTAACCACTACTTGATTTATATAATTGCATGTCCCAAAATGATGAACAAATGACGAGTTTATATTTACCTTTTAATTTCATGAAAGGACTATTTATAGCTTTTCTGCTTTGAATTCACGCATGTTCATCAATTCTCTAATTGTATTTTCACTCTTTACTTAATAAGAGATATATGTACGCTTCTCTTAGTTGTTACACCTTTATTAGTTTTGTTAATAGCCCTtcctcatttgattttttttacatTCAGAATGGACCTAAAAGCGATTGACCATCTTCCAGACTATATGAAAGTATGTTACCTTGCACTCTTCAACACTCTCACTGAAATTGCCTATGAAGTACTCAAAGAGCAAGGGATCAACATCATACCCTACcttcaaaaatcagtaaatatatatacttttttctattttgaatcttttgtattttaatttattaattcttAATTCATTGTTTTTCCACTTACCATTAATCTGCTTATTTTTATTAATAATTAGTGGGGAGATTTGTGCAAAGCTTACTTACAAGAAGCAAGATGGTACTACAAAGGGTATATACCAACTCTGGAAGAATACATGGATAATGCATGGATTTCAGTTGGAAGTCTTGTTATAGTATTCAATGCATTCTTCTTTGTCACCAATCCAATTACCAAAGAGGCGCTGGAATACTTAAGCAAGTACCCTGACATTATTCGTTGGTCTGCTACAATTATTCGTCTTGCTGATGATTTAGCGACAACATCTGTAAGATTTTTTAACCCTTACCTATGATATAAACTTTATGTGCTCTCCATAATATTATTCGACTGCAGATATACCTCCTTTATTTTAAAATCATGCACTTGAACCTCTTGTGTAACCAAAATAGAGTACATGTTCAAAATTACGAAGAAAGTTAATTACAATTAAAAATCATGTGTATTAATTGTATAGTTTTTCAATATATGGGTTGTTTATACAACTGAGTTATATTGCCCTTGGAAAAGTTTTGAAGTACTGTTGACAAACGAATTCAATGTAAGGATCTAATATTGAACGAATTGTGATTTAAGCTTGTATCCAAATTCACGTTTTCTTGGGTTGGGAGTATGGTACAAACAAGTGCAATGAAATTACGTCTAATAAAATATACAGGGTCAAGTTCCTCCTTGGCTCCTTTGAAATAAAACTTAAATTTCTTTAGATTCTAATTTATATAGACATAAAGAATTCGTCGATTATAGGTCAGTGTAATTTTACTTGTTATTAGCAAATTTCCCTTATTTTTCAAAGCAACCAACTTATTATTAGCAATTATGTGCATTTATTTTTTAAACAACCTATTagtgtatttttatatataaatttttaatacACTGAGTTAAACTCTTTCCATTTGAGATCAAAGTAATTAGAATTCAACGCAAAGCTCAAATTCACTGGGCTTCAAAATATTATACGTAGTATATTATATATAGTGTATATTTCCTGTTACTTCAGGATGAAATGAAAAGAGGTGATGTTGCCAAGTCAATTCAATGTTACATGAATGAGAAGGGTGTTTCCGAAGAAGATGCAAGAAAACACATCAGTTCTTTGATAAATGAAACATGGAAACTGATCAACACGGCTCAACGGGAAAATTCAATATTTTCTGAAGCATTCATTAGATGTGGGGTAAATATTGCAAGAACGGGACAGAGCATTTACCAGTATGGAGATGGGCATGGAATTCAAAATTCTATGATTGAAAATCGCAATTCCGAATTATTTTTTGAGCCCATCAAAATTTCAGTTCCATAAATGCCTCCTCTATCTTTAATACTTTGATGCCTAAAGTGCTTCTCGTAATGTTCGGTTTTTACATGTATGCTTGACGAGTTTTATACTATATTTTACACATTTCTTATCAAGAAAAGAATGTTACAAACTTTAGTATTTCTTAAATGTGACTATATACTATAATTTCAGACAACTTGTTGGGCTTTCAGAATATTCAACATCCGGCCTAAAACAAAAGGCATAGACATGACCCAATTATTTATCTCTTGATAACATTTAACATTAGTAGCTCTTTGTAATAGTTAGCTAATATTAATTTTGTACCTATTTTTGTAAGACTTAAATCGGGTTATCGGGTTACTATAAATACAGGAGGGCCCGGCTATATTGAGCAGCTCGTTCATTTCAGTCCATCGATTATGTCGTTCTCTAACAGGAGAGTTCTAGAACCCTAATCCTCCATTAACAGACCTTCAATTTGTTCGATTCTTTCATTGTTAACATCGTATCATAGCGATGAATCCGTTTGTCCTCATCTTCTTCTATCGAGCGGTGTTATCCCCATTCGAGTTCGTCAAGTTTCCATTTTTGCTGAAGCTTTGTGTTTTTTTCGCTGCTGATTTCGGTCAAGGATGCATTTTTTTTGGATTCGTCTATATTTTCTCGCCATTGACAGTGCTACAATGCTGGTTTACTCCTAAATTTCTGGTGTTCGTCGAAGTTCTTCTCCAGTCGTTTGatctaggtttttttttttgtgtttgtcGAAGTTCTTCTCTAGTCGTTCGGTCCAGGGTTCTTTTTCGAAACTGTTCGGAGCTTCATCGAAGATATTAACTGCATATCCAGTCCTTTACTTCTTCAAGTCGCGAAGAAGGCTGGTATTTCTATCTCTTATCCGTATTGTTACATACAAATTGTTAGTTCGTATCTTGTGGTTATTAATAATTATTGACAATTGTTTGCTGGGTTAAAGTTTCTTACTTGAATCGCTGTGTGACTACACTATGCTTTGTTATCATGACTGGTACTACTAATTCATCTACCAGTATTGGTGGATCTTCTAAGTATACTTCTGACCCTTCCTCCCCTCTATTCCTTCTTTCGTCTGATGTTCCCGGAGTGTCTCTGGTATCTGTTCCTTTTTCAGGGACTGGATTTGGAGGTTAGAGACGTAGTATGATAGTATCCCTGTCTGCTAGAAATAAGATAGGGTTTATTGATGGGTCATGTGTCAAACCTGATGCAAATTCACCTGAGTATAAGCAATGGAATAGATGTAATAACATGGTTATATCGTGGCTGACTAGTTCCTTATCTCTTGATATAACTGAAACTGTCCAATATTTTGAAACAACTGAAAGTATTTGGAAACAGTTAAATAGTAGATATGGGAGTGCAAATGGGACTAAAGTGTTTGAGTTAAAGAGAGAACTTGCTTCTACTTACCAAGGTTCTCTAGACATTGCCTCGTATTTTAACAAACTTAAGAAGATATGGAATGAACTGGGGGGGGGGGTTAATGTGCAGCAACCATGCAAACTCCTGCATTTGTGCAGCTAAAGAGGTCTTCAGAAGGAGAAAGAATAGGACAAAGTCCATCAATTTCTTATGGGTCTGAATGAGGTGCATGTGGGTGTTAGAAGCAATTTGCTAATGAGGCAACCATTACCATCTCTGGATAATATATACAATATTCTTCTCCAAGACAAAAACATAGGCAAATTAATCTAACTTTTCCATTTGTCTCTGAGTCagcctcctttaatgtcaattctGGTGTAAACAAACATATTCAGCCTTAACTCAACATCCAGTTTCAGGGACACCAAAGACAATTCAATCAGAGGGTGAACTTTGATCAATCTAAGGCTAATACTTTTTGTAAATATTGTAAGAAACCTGGGCACTCAATTGATAAATGCTACAAGTACCATGACTTTCCTCCCACTTTCAAGGTTGCTAAAGGAAGAAGAACAGCTACAAATGTGAGCATAGAGTCTGATTCTTCTGCTCCTAATCATCTTCCTGGTAGTCAGACATCTCTCCATACTGCTGCTACTAGTGATCAAGGTTCTCTAGTTCCTGGTTTAACTAAATAGTAGTATTCCCAGTTGATTTCATTACTGCAGCAAACTCATCTCTCTGATTGTGGGCCTCAACCTAACATCATGAGTTCTGCCAATTTTCCTAGTACTTTACTACCCAAGAATATCATTTATAGTTTCAATTCTACTTTGCTGAGTACATCAGATTCTTTGACTTGGATAGTTGATTCTGGTGCATCTGACCATATGACTTCTAACAAAAACTTTCTTATTAATATCACTCCATTACCTATTCCCTTTCTTGTTTCCCTTCCAAATGGGTATAAAGTTAACGTTACATGCACAGGTTCTTTTGTCTTAACTGAGTCTATCATTCTTCAAAATGTTCTTTATCTTCCTTCTTTTAAACATAATCTCATCTCAATGCACAAACTTACAGAACAATTTGATTGCATAGTTCAGTTTACCAAAATATCATGCATCATACAGGGCCCTTCTTTGAAGAAGCTTCTAGATCTTGGTAAATTGGACAGTAGATTGTACAAGTTTGTGTGGGAGAAACCTTCTCAACAACAGTCTATCCCATCATATGCCTGTAACAGCTTACCATCATGTCTGATTCTAGTTTTTTTCCTTGTTCTGTAAATACATTGTATTCCACTTGTAATAAAGCTGCTATAAATACAACTGACATTGTTTGACATCATAGACTCGCTTATGTTCCTTTTGCTAAATGAAATGCATTCCTGAAATTTCTTCTGTTATTTCATCCACACAATCATTTCCATGCATCATTTGCCCAATGGCTAGGCAAACTAGGCTACCatttcctgatagttttattcataattgtaaactttttcaacttataCATGTTGATACATGGGGACCATACCACACTGCTACTTACTCTGGTTCTAAATACTTTCTTACCATTGTTGATAATTTTTTAAGAAGTACATGGACTCATTGAATGGGTTATAAAAGTAATGCTTTTCCTCTTTTGAAAACTTTTGTCCTAATGATTCAAACTCAGTTTCATGTCACCATCCAGAAAATAAGATCTGACAATGCCTTAGAACTGGGAGCTAGTAAAGCTGCTACTACTTTCTTATCTGAccaaggaattattcatcaaactaGTTACCCACACACACCTCAATAAAATGGTGTGGTAGAAAGAAAGCATAGAATCCTTCTTGAAGCTTCCAGAGCATTACTTTTTCAATTAAAAGTTCTAATAAGATTCTTGGGTGATTGTTTACTCACAACTACATACATTGTCAACAGGCTTCCATCTCCCTTACTTCATAACAAATCCCCTTATGAATTGTTGTTTGGAAAAGCACCAAGTTACTCTCATTTAAGAACCTTTGGCTATATTTGCTATGCTACTATTCCAATTCCACATAAGGATAAACTAAAACCTAGAGCCATTCTTTGTATATTCCTTGGTTATACTTTTGCTAAGAAAGGTTATAAACTGTTTAATCTGAACTCTAGGAAATGCTTTGTTTCTAGAGATGTCATTTTTCATGAGCATCACTTTCCGTTTTCTCCTGATTTTTCCTTTCCTGATATCTCTGCAGTTTTCCCACCTGCCTCCCCATATCCAGTAAATTCTCCTGTTTCCTTCTCCTATGATGAATCCCATCCTGTTTCCTCTTCTCTTTCCTTTGAATAACCTGCTCCACATGTCTTTTTACCAACTTCCAGCCAAAGTGAACCTGTTCCTTCTCCTTCTAATTCCACTTCTCCTTCTCCACCTGCTCTATCCTCACCTGCTCCTACTTATTCTTCTCCTACACTTGCTTCTCCTTTCAATCCTGATTTTTCCCCTACTCCTTCTGCCTCTTCTCCTTCCTTACCCTTCAGAAAGTCTGCTCGACTTCATACCTAACCTTCCTATCTTAAAGATTACGTCTATCAACTTCCCAATTCCTTTTCTGGCTCTATTACTCAGCAAGCAGATTTTGAACCTTAAACATATTCTCAAGCTGCTCCTATTCCAGCCTGGCAGGATGCCATGACTAAGGAATTTGAGCCTTTAGAGGCTAATCATACTTGGGATATTGTTGAACTACCTGAGGGTAAGAAACCGATTGAGTGCAAGTGGGTTTATAAAATTAAATATAAGGCTAATGGTGATGTGGAATGATACAAGGCTAGACTTGTGATTAGGGGGGACACAGAGGTTGAAGGGGTTGATTTCAATGAGACCTTTTCTCCTGTGGTGAAACTTTCCACTGTTAAATGCTTAATTGCAGTTTCTATTAAGAAAAACTGGCCATTGTTTCAACTTGATGTCAATAATGCATTTCTTCATGGTGTTTTAGATGAAGAGATTTATATGAAATTACCCCTGGCCTCTCtgtttctccttcttcttttgttccttTAATTTGCAAGTTAAAGAAGTCTCTTTATGGTTTGAGACAGGCCTCTAGGCAATGGTATGCCAAGTTATCTCAAGCATTTTATTCTAGGGGCTATCATCATTCCCCTAATGACTATTCTTTGTTCATCAAAGGGTCTCCTGGTCATTTGGTAATACTGacagtatatgttgatgatgttattGTTACAGGTGATGACCTGCCTGAAATTTCAGTTCTGAAGCAATTTTTAGACAATGAGTTTAAAAATAAAGATTTAAGTTCTTTGCATTATTTTTTGGGGATTGAAGTTTCTGTTATGCCTTCTGgtcttcttttaaattaaaagaaGTTTATCATTGATCTCCTAAAGGAGTATGATTGTTTGTAAGCTAACTCTATTGTCAGCCCCTTAGAGTTGAACCAAAAACTCAAAGCTGATGTTGGCACTCTTTTGCCCAATCCTGAGAGGTACAAAAGT of the Nicotiana tabacum cultivar K326 chromosome 7, ASM71507v2, whole genome shotgun sequence genome contains:
- the LOC107785945 gene encoding (-)-camphene/tricyclene synthase, chloroplastic-like, producing the protein MLFTNVGILLPMATSRRPPPNTCFPSFTPGKSSTISCHSKAEPPLNHSTISTNQSSSSDLNPIRRSGNYEPTTWDFEYIQSIHNDYVGEKYIKRFNKLKKEMKEKMMILINEGSEELDKLELIDNLQRLGVSYHFNDEIMQILRSIYLNASSGDSLYARALKFRLLRQHGFHISQDILNDFKDEQGNLKQSLCKNIKGLLQLYEASFLSTETESTFLECANIFAKSHLQNYLNNQIYDEDDVTVTLVRHALELPLHWMMLRVETRWYINIYEKMPNANPLLLELAKLDFNIVQATHQEDLRNLSRWWKNSCLAQRLPFTRDRIVEAFLWIAGMMFEPQKNHLCRTLLTRVTAMATVIDDIYDVYGTLDELELFTRAVERMDLKAIDHLPDYMKVCYLALFNTLTEIAYEVLKEQGINIIPYLQKSWGDLCKAYLQEARWYYKGYIPTLEEYMDNAWISVGSLVIVFNAFFFVTNPITKEALEYLSKYPDIIRWSATIIRLADDLATTSDEMKRGDVAKSIQCYMNEKGVSEEDARKHISSLINETWKLINTAQRENSIFSEAFIRCGVNIARTGQSIYQYGDGHGIQNSMIENRNSELFFEPIKISVP
- the LOC142162202 gene encoding uncharacterized protein LOC142162202; the protein is MTGTTNSSTSIGGSSKYTSDPSSPLFLLSSDVPGVSLVSVPFSGTGFGGFIDGSCVKPDANSPEYKQWNRCNNMVISWLTSSLSLDITETVQYFETTESIWKQLNSRYGSANGTKVFELKRELASTYQAKEVFRRRKNRTKSINFLWKPGHSIDKCYKYHDFPPTFKVAKGRRTATNVSIESDSSAPNHLPGSQTSLHTAATSDQDSLTWIVDSGASDHMTSNKNFLINITPLPIPFLVSLPNGYKVNVTCTEQFDCIVQFTKISCIIQGPSLKKLLDLGKLDSRLYKFVWEKPSQQQSIPSYACNSLPSCLILVFFLVLLPSPLLHNKSPYELLFGKAPSYSHLRTFGYICYATIPIPHKDKLKPRAILCIFLGYTFAKKGYKLFNLNSRKCFVSRDVIFHEHHFPFSPDFSFPDISAVFPPASPYPVNSPVSFSYDESHPVSSSLSFE